A single region of the Nitrospirota bacterium genome encodes:
- a CDS encoding glycosyltransferase has product MHIYWLLASFIDSKASKAPRIEILKELEKLGNKVFLVTSFKKEKPDLQVNVIYLKIIKNPFFAKLSFNIKSFLYFSSKHNREEDTIIIIDQNSIYAGVALQLLSKIIFKKRLKVHFDVRTVPVEIRGLKGYLDRVFFWYIALFLAKRLLTSYSFITKTIQDVAGFNNKDCCIWSSGVNAEKFNPEQYPSKKKDIFILFYHGVVTPNRGLRETLKAVNLIKDKIPNFLFRIVGDGSDINYLKEYVMCHNLTKYVDFAGFVDYEKIPSFISQADVCICPLPDIPWWRVSSPLKIIEYTAMGKPCILTEIKPHQDYIPKGLNGIYWAGKGTPEEIAEAIMSAYNERKSFDNYRQNLRAAALNHTWEKQATILYKYLLRKVEQGT; this is encoded by the coding sequence ATGCATATCTATTGGCTCCTCGCATCGTTTATTGATTCAAAGGCAAGTAAAGCGCCAAGAATTGAGATTCTAAAGGAATTGGAAAAACTTGGTAATAAGGTTTTTCTTGTTACGTCTTTTAAAAAGGAAAAACCTGATTTGCAAGTCAATGTAATTTATTTAAAAATAATTAAAAATCCTTTTTTCGCAAAACTCTCATTTAATATTAAGTCGTTCCTGTATTTCTCAAGCAAACATAATCGAGAAGAAGATACAATTATTATTATTGATCAGAATAGTATTTATGCAGGTGTAGCCTTACAACTCCTCTCAAAAATCATTTTCAAAAAGCGATTAAAAGTTCATTTTGATGTAAGAACTGTGCCAGTAGAAATAAGAGGGTTAAAAGGATATTTAGATAGAGTATTCTTTTGGTATATTGCTTTATTTTTAGCAAAAAGACTATTAACTTCATATTCCTTTATTACCAAAACAATTCAGGATGTTGCGGGTTTTAATAATAAAGATTGTTGTATTTGGTCTTCTGGAGTAAATGCGGAGAAATTTAATCCGGAGCAATACCCTTCGAAGAAAAAAGATATTTTCATCTTGTTTTATCATGGAGTAGTGACGCCAAATAGAGGATTAAGAGAGACTTTGAAAGCTGTTAATTTAATTAAAGACAAGATTCCGAATTTTCTATTTAGAATTGTTGGTGATGGCTCAGATATTAATTATCTTAAGGAGTATGTGATGTGTCATAATCTGACAAAATATGTTGATTTCGCTGGATTTGTTGATTATGAAAAAATTCCATCGTTTATTAGTCAAGCCGATGTATGTATTTGCCCTCTGCCTGATATTCCATGGTGGAGAGTCAGCAGTCCGCTAAAAATTATTGAATACACAGCGATGGGAAAACCGTGCATTTTAACAGAGATAAAACCTCATCAGGATTATATTCCAAAAGGTTTAAATGGTATATATTGGGCAGGAAAAGGTACACCTGAAGAAATTGCTGAGGCTATTATGTCTGCTTACAATGAAAGAAAATCATTTGATAATTATCGGCAGAATTTGAGAGCAGCAGCGCTTAATCATACATGGGAGAAGCAGGCAACTATTCTTTATAAGTATTTATTGAGAAAAGTTGAGCAAGGCACATAA